The DNA region AATAATCTGGATAAAAAGAAAAATTTTCTTTTAAATAATCCATGGGCGATCCTGTGGATAAAGATGGCATGGATAGACGGGTAGAGGAAGAGAACCTCTATATTTGATTTTGCAGCAGGATCGATACTTCTTATATTTTTTATATCATATTTTAAATTTTTAAACATTATTCCTCCATACGCTATATAATTATTTGCTTATATACTAATGTATTTCTGTTGAGATGTCAAGAGAAATAAGCTAAGGTTTACTTTACTAGACTGTTTTTGTAAATACTCCTGTGGAGATGTACTTTTCCCCGCCATCTGGAGCTACTGTTACCACAATTTTGCCCTCTCCTAATTTTTTAGCCAATATTTTAGCAGCGGCAATATTTGACCCGCTGGAGATTCCTAAGTAAAGACCATCACTGTCCAATACGTTCCTGGTCATCTCATAAGCTGTTTCATCATCTATGGTAATAACTTCATCGATGATGGATGTGTCTAATATCTGGGGGATAAATCCTGCCCCGATTCCCTGGATCTTATGAGCTCCGCCGGTTCCACCAGACAAAACAGGGGATTTAGACGGTTCCACTGCCACAATTTTTATATTTTTATCACATTCCTTCAGGTATTTTCCCGTACCCCCAAGGGTTCCGCCAGTTCCTACCCCTGCTACAAAACCATCTATCCCCGGAAGTTCATCGTATATCTCTATCCCGGTAGAAATATAGTGTGCTTTTATATTAGATTTATTTTCAAATTGATTTGGAATATAGTATCTGCTGTCGGCCTCTGCCATCTCATAGGCTTTATTGATAGCTCCTGTCATACCCTTTGTGGGCTCGGTCAATACCAGATTTGCCCCATAAGAACTTATTATATCCTTTCTTTCCTGACTCATACTGGAAGGCATAACCAAAGTTACTTCATATCCCATGGCTTTTCCAATCATAGCTAAAGCTACTCCTGTATTC from Psychrilyobacter piezotolerans includes:
- the cysK gene encoding cysteine synthase A is translated as MYENIVQLIGNTPMVKLKKEKGLADIYVKLEKFNPSGSIKDRAAHQMIIDAQTDGKLKKGDIILEPTSGNTGVALAMIGKAMGYEVTLVMPSSMSQERKDIISSYGANLVLTEPTKGMTGAINKAYEMAEADSRYYIPNQFENKSNIKAHYISTGIEIYDELPGIDGFVAGVGTGGTLGGTGKYLKECDKNIKIVAVEPSKSPVLSGGTGGAHKIQGIGAGFIPQILDTSIIDEVITIDDETAYEMTRNVLDSDGLYLGISSGSNIAAAKILAKKLGEGKIVVTVAPDGGEKYISTGVFTKTV